A DNA window from Vigna unguiculata cultivar IT97K-499-35 chromosome 10, ASM411807v1, whole genome shotgun sequence contains the following coding sequences:
- the LOC114166507 gene encoding LOB domain-containing protein 19, which produces MDYGGKIGGSERGGPCGACKFLRRKCVKGCIFAPYFDSDQGTAHFAAVHKVFGASNASKLLMRIPAHKRLDAVVTLCYEALARARDPVYGCVGHLFALQQQVMNLQAELTYVQARLATMQRMPMAVAPLPQPQSSSPQTLPCSDHLASNADMQSVPIMQYDPFLPHSASLELSSILFNQSDQQLEDRELQTLAREFVTKYLPGVRFQQSNSP; this is translated from the exons atGGATTATGGAGGAAAGATTGGTGGAAGTGAAAGAGGTGGGCCTTGTGGTGCCTGCAAGTTTCTGAGGAGAAAGTGTGTGAAGGGTTGCATATTTGCACCATACTTTGACTCAGACCAAGGAACTGCACATTTTGCTGCAGTGCACAAGGTGTTTGGTGCAAGCAATGCCTCTAAGTTACTCATGAGAATCCCAGCACACAAACGTCTTGATGCTGTTGTTACTCTTTGCTATGAGGCTTTGGCTAGGGCTAGAGACCCTGTTTATGGTTGTGTTGGTCACCTCTTTGCTCTTCAACAACAG GTGATGAACTTGCAGGCTGAGTTAACCTATGTTCAAGCCCGTTTGGCAACAATGCAGCGCATGCCAATGGCAGTAGCTCCTCTTCCACAGCCTCAAAGTTCATCACCACAAACTCTTCCTTGCTCAGATCATTTGGCATCAAATGCTGACATGCAAAGTGTGCCTATTATGCAGTATGATCCTTTTCTTCCACATTCAGCATCGTTAGAGTTAAGCAGCATCCTTTTCAATCAATCAGATCAACAACTGGAGGATAGGGAACTCCAAACTTTGGCTCGAGAATTTGTCACCAAATACTTGCCCGGAGTAAGATTCCAGCAATCTAACTCTCCCTAA